A window of the Oscillospiraceae bacterium NTUH-002-81 genome harbors these coding sequences:
- the rsfS gene encoding ribosome silencing factor: MTSKEMAKMAIEALEDKKAEDIQVIDISEVSVIADYFIIASGNNRNQVQALIDNVEEQLGRAGVSPKQIEGYDAANWVLMDYRDIIVHVFDKENRLFYDIERIWRDGKNIPVDSFKEER, translated from the coding sequence AAGCGTTAGAAGACAAAAAGGCAGAAGATATCCAGGTGATCGATATCTCCGAGGTATCTGTGATTGCCGATTACTTTATCATCGCCAGCGGCAATAACCGCAATCAGGTACAGGCACTCATCGACAACGTAGAAGAGCAGCTGGGACGCGCCGGTGTCTCCCCGAAGCAGATCGAGGGCTACGACGCTGCCAACTGGGTGCTCATGGATTACCGGGATATCATTGTTCACGTGTTTGATAAGGAAAACCGTCTGTTCTATGATATCGAAAGAATCTGGAGAGATGGAAAAAATATTCCGGTGGACAGTTTTAAGGAAGAGCGGTAG